The Chryseobacterium indologenes genomic sequence CAGAGCTCCGGAAAGGTGCGCCTGCCAGGATATTTTGCTGGGTTCCTGCATATTATAAAAGAGCTCTTCAGGAAGCATTCCCCATACCAGACTTCCGTAATATAGTACAACAAGCATCGAGATGGTCAGCAGTTTTGTATTCCACTTGAATACACCGCTGAAGAAAAGGAAAAAAGCAAGGACATACACCACGCCACTGGCTCCAATGGTACAGGTGTACATATAATCTCCTGTGAAGATATCAATAGGGGGAAGAAGCCAGACCAAAAGCCCGGTTGCTACCCATCCCATAAGAAAAACTTTATTGGCGACAAGCGGGTAGAATTGGTATAACAAAAACATCAGTGCCACAATTGGAATTGAGTTTCCTATGATATGATCTATATTTCCGTGAAGAAGAGGAGAGGTGATAATCCCCAATAATCCTTCAGGCAATAATGGAATAATGGCTCCAAAGCAACTTCCAAAAAAGCCCTGCAGTTGTAAAAAGTACCCGAACCACATTGCAGATAACATCAGCAACGGATATATAATCGCTCTTTTGGAAATTACATTTTTGAACATGAGGATTTTATGTCAAATCAAAAGCCAATGATCAATTTCGGAAAATTTGGCGATGAAATTTTTCTACCCATCTGATTTTAAGACAAAAGGTATCAATTTTATATTGTATTACATTTTGTTTTGGCACAGATTTTATAACTTAGCTACTACAAGTAATAATGTAAACGACAACGGTGAAATTTTTATCGTACTTAATAATTTTTCAAAAAAAATTATATTAACTATTTTTACATTAAAATTTATTTGGAGTAATGAAGCGATTTTTATTGATTCTTTCCTTTTTTGTAGGGATTTACGCGAGTGCACAAGAGGAATTAAAGAAAGATTCGGTAGTGGTAGATACCATCAAATACTGGTCGGTTTTAGGAAAAAATACCTTAATGATTAACCAGGCTGCCTTTTCAAACTGGGTAGGAGGGGGAGCCAACAATGTGGGGTGGCTTGCCGGAGTAAATTATAATCTGACCTATGAAAAAGATAAAGACCTTTGGGAGAATATCATCATCCTTGGATATGGGCAAAATGATACTAAAGGGCTCGGGGTCCGAAAAACTCAGGATATGATTAATCTTTCAACCAATTATGGGCGAAAGTTTTCCAAGAGCTGGTATTTTTCTTCTGGCGCCGGTTTACAGTCACAATTTGCGCCAGGATATGAAGACGGGAATAATCCTGCAGCAAAGAAAATTTCAAATTTCATGGCTCCCGGATATTTGAACGTCGGTGTGGGTATCACGTATAGGCCTAATGATGATTTAACTGTTACTTTACGTCCTGTCAACGCCAGATGGACTTTTGTACTGGATAAAGACCTTCAGCTGGCCGGAACTTATGGTTTAAAAAGTGATGGAGATACTTCTTTACTACAGTTCGGTTTTCTGGGAACTGCAATATATAAGATGAAAATTATGGAAGATATTTATCTGACCAATACAGCTTCTGTTTTCTCTAACTATCTTGATCATCCCGATCGATTGGTATTGGCCTACGGAGCGATTTTAAATTTAAAAGTCAATAAATATATCTCATCCAATGTAACCCTGGATTTACTATATGATCATAATCAGATAGCAAAAACTCAGCTTAAGCAGACATTGGGAATAGGATTTGCCTACACCTTGGATAACGGGGTAAAGCGCTCAGACCGTAAAGACAGCCAGTGGTGGCTTAATAAAAAATAGATTTACAATCAACTTTAATAATGAAAAGCACTCCATTGTGGGAGTGCTTTTTTGTTTTTACGGGATTGATGTTTTAAGTTTTTTTAAGTTTGGAGATTGTAAAATAAAAGGGTAATTACTTTAATTTCATTGGATTATAGGGATGAATTCAGTGTTGTTAAATTCATTTTAAAGTGAATTTTATCAGGGGCGTGAATTATTATTTATACATTTGCAGGAAATCCTTGAATTATGAAAAAACTTTTATTGGTCGCTTCCATTTCTTTTGGGGCTATGGCAACCGCGCAAGAAACAAAAACTGACGCACCTGTTGCAGATACCGTTAAAGCCTGGTCTATCCAGGGACAAAATACACTAATGCTTAATCAGGCTGCCTTCTCGAACTGGGTAGGAGGGGGAGCCAATAACGTAGGCTGGCTTGCCGGTGTCAATTACAATCTTACCTATGAAAAAGGGAAAGATCTTTGGGAAAATATTATTATTCTTGGCTATGGACAGAATAATACCCAAGGTACAGGAGTAAGAAAAACCCAGGATGTGATCAACCTTTCTACAAACTATGGTAGAGAATTTGCCAAGCATTGGTATATATCAGCGGGTGCAAGTCTTCAGACTCAGTTTGCTCCGGGTTACGAGGATGGAAACAATCCGGATGCTAAAAAGATCTCAAATTTCTTTGCTCCCGGATTTCTGAATCTGGGTGCCGGTGTAACGTACAGACCAAATGATAATCTTACCGTAACTTTACGTCCGGCTAACGCAAGATGGACTTTCGTACTGGATAAAGATCTGCAGAGAGCAGGAATTTACGGACTTAAAAATGATGGTGATTCTTCTCTATTCCAGTTCGGTTTCCTGGGAACGGCAATGTATAAGATTAAAATTATGGAAAATATTAATCTTACCAATACTGCCTCTGTATTTTCAAACTACCTGGATCACCCGGACAGATTGGTTCTTGCATATGGTGCTATCTTAAATATGAAGATCAACAAGTATATCTCTTCCAATATCACCTTAGATCTTTTATATGATCATAATCAAATCCGGAAAACCCAGCTTAAACAGACTTTAGGGGTAGGGTTTGCCTATAATATAGACAACGGAAAGAAACGGTCTGATAATAAAGACAATCAGGGCTGGTTAAAGAAATAATTGCTGTAAAAAATAAAAAGCACTTCAAAATGAAGTGCTTTATTATTATCAAATATATAAGTCTAAAATTCTATATCTACTTCTAATTTCTCAGCCAATAGCTTTGAAATTTTTTCTTTTAATGGCTCAATGTCGATGTTTTGCATGGCATCATTGGCAAATGCATATAATAATAATGCCTGAGCTTCTTTTTAGAAATACCTCTTGCTCTGAGATAGAACAGGGCATCTTCGTTAAGCTGGCCTACGGTACAGCCGTGAGAACATTTTACATCATCAGCAAAGATCTCCAACTGTGGTTTGGTATCGATACTGGCGCCTTCGCTTAGTAAAACGTTATTATTCTGCTGGTAAGCATTGGTTTTCTGCGCAATTTTATCAACAAAAACTTTTCCGTTGAAAACGCCGTGTGCATTACCATCATAAATACCTTTATAGTTTTGGTAGCTTTCACAGTTCGGAAAGTTGTGATGAACTGCCGTGTGATGGTCTACCAGTTGGTCTTTTCCGATAATCGTGATTCCGTTCATGAATGAATTGATGTTGGATCCATTATGAATAAAATCAAGGTTATTTCTTACCAGTTTCCCTCCGAAAGAGAATGTATTGACAGTGGTTAAGCTGTCTTTTTCCTGTCTTGCAAACGTATGATCTACAAGGTAAGAAGTATTGTTGTCGTTTTGAAGTTTATGCCAGTCTGCTTTTGCATTCGGATAAGTGAAAATCTCCGTCACGGAGTTTGTCAATACATACGTACTGTCAAAATTATGATGGCTTTCAATAACCTCTACTTTCGCTCCTTCTTCTACGATTAACAGATTTCTTGTGTTATAGAAAGTGTTTTCTTCCTGATTTTGAGAAATGTAGAAAACATGGATCGGTTTTTCAATCACTACATTTTTGGGAACCTTTAAAAAGAATCCGTATTTGCAGTAAGCAAGATTAAGGTTGGTGAAGGCCAATTCCTTAGAGGCAATCGTATTGAAATATTTTTCAAAAACTTCTTTGTGTTTCTCATCATTCAATGCATAATTGAATGAAAGGAATTCTACATTCTCAATAGAAACTTTTGAAAGCTCTTTGTGAAGTTTTCCGTTGACAAAAACGATCCAATCAAAATTTTCTTCACCCAGATGCAGTTGGTCAAACTGTTCTTTGGTGATATTGTGGTTCTCTTTAGGAAAAAAGTTGTAGTTCTTTTCCGTGATCTCCTTCAGGTTGGTATATTTATATTCTTCGTCTTTCTTTGTCGGAAAACCAAGGTTTT encodes the following:
- a CDS encoding DUF3078 domain-containing protein gives rise to the protein MKRFLLILSFFVGIYASAQEELKKDSVVVDTIKYWSVLGKNTLMINQAAFSNWVGGGANNVGWLAGVNYNLTYEKDKDLWENIIILGYGQNDTKGLGVRKTQDMINLSTNYGRKFSKSWYFSSGAGLQSQFAPGYEDGNNPAAKKISNFMAPGYLNVGVGITYRPNDDLTVTLRPVNARWTFVLDKDLQLAGTYGLKSDGDTSLLQFGFLGTAIYKMKIMEDIYLTNTASVFSNYLDHPDRLVLAYGAILNLKVNKYISSNVTLDLLYDHNQIAKTQLKQTLGIGFAYTLDNGVKRSDRKDSQWWLNKK
- a CDS encoding DUF3078 domain-containing protein, with the protein product MKKLLLVASISFGAMATAQETKTDAPVADTVKAWSIQGQNTLMLNQAAFSNWVGGGANNVGWLAGVNYNLTYEKGKDLWENIIILGYGQNNTQGTGVRKTQDVINLSTNYGREFAKHWYISAGASLQTQFAPGYEDGNNPDAKKISNFFAPGFLNLGAGVTYRPNDNLTVTLRPANARWTFVLDKDLQRAGIYGLKNDGDSSLFQFGFLGTAMYKIKIMENINLTNTASVFSNYLDHPDRLVLAYGAILNMKINKYISSNITLDLLYDHNQIRKTQLKQTLGVGFAYNIDNGKKRSDNKDNQGWLKK